Genomic segment of Synechococcus sp. A18-25c:
GCTGGATCTTCCCAAGGAGCGGCTTCAGCATGTGTTGATGGATTTGGGTGATCTCGACAGCGTGCGTCGGGCCGTGGATGCCTTGCCCGAGCGTCTGGATGCCGTGGTCTGCAACGCAGCCGTGTACAAGCCCAAGCTGAAGCAGCCGGAGCATTCTCCTCAGGGCTATGAAATTTCAATGGCCACCAACCATTTCGGCCACTTCTTGCTGATTCATCTGCTGATGGATCGTCTGCAAGCTTCCACGCATCCATCCCGCCGTGTTGTGATCCTTGGAACCGTGACGGCGAATTCCAAGGAGCTGGGTGGCAAGATCCCTATCCCTGCTCCCGCCGACCTCGGCGACCTATCCGGCTTTGAAGCCGGGTTCAAAGACCCCATTGCCATGGCCAGCGGCAAGCCGTTCAAGCCCGGCAAGGCCTACAAAGACAGCAAACTCTGCAACATGATCACGACGCAGGAGCTGCATCGGCGTCTTCATGCGGAGACCGGCATCACCTTCTCATCGCTCTATCCAGGGTGTGTGGCCGATACGCCCCTGTTTCGCAACACGCCACGGGCCTTCCAGGTGATTTTCCCCTGGTTTCAGAAGAACATCACAGGTGGGTACGTCACCCAAGCGCTGGCCGGTGAGCGGGTCGCCCAGGTGGTTTCCCATCCAGATTTCGCCGAATCTGGTGTGCACTGGAGCTGGGGTAACCGTCAGAAAAAAGACGGCGAACAGTTCCGTCAGGAACTATCCGAGAAGGCCACTGACCCCGAAACCGCGTCAAAGGTTTGGGATCTGTCGATGGCGTTGGTGGGGCTCAGCAACGAGGGCTGAGCCAGGCATCACCATCAGTCGAAGCCGAGCAGGTCGAAGATCTCTCTGTCTTTGAGAGGCTCAGCTTCTAAGGGCTCAACCGACTCAAGCATTGACTGCGCCAGCCTGAGGTATTCCTGTTGAACAGCGCTCACCCCTTCATCGGCAGGATCCATTTCGAAGATGGTGCACTTCTTCAGGCGTGACCGTCGGATGGCGTCCACGTCTCGGAAATGGGCCATGGTTTTCAGGCCTGTGCGGGTGTTGAACTTATCGATCTGATCGGTGTCTGCCGAACGATTGGCCACCACGCCACCAAGCCGCACTTTGTAATTTTTGGCTTTGGCCTGAATCGCGGCCACGATTCTGTTCATGGCGAAGATGGAATCAAAATCATTCGCCGTCACAATCAAGCAGTAGTTGGCGTGCTGCAGCGGTGCAGCAAATCCACCACAAACCACATCGCCGAGCACGTCAAAGATCACCACGTCGGTGTCCTCAAGCAGATGGTGCTCTTTGAGCAGCTTCACCGTCTGGCCAGTGACATAACCACCACAGCCCGTGCCAGCCGGCGGGCCGCCGCTTTCGACGCACTGAACTCCGTTGAAGCCGTTGAAGACGAAGTCTTCAGGTCGGAGTTCTTCGCTGTGGAAGTCCACTTCTTCAAGGATGTCGATCACGGTCGGCACCATCCGATGAGTGAGCGTGAAGGTGCTGTCGTGCTTTGGGTCGCATCCGATTTGCAGCACCCGCTTGCCCAATTTGGAAAAGGCGGCGGAGAGGTTGGAGGAGGTGGTGGATTTGCCGATCCCCCCTTTGCCGTACACAGCAATCACCAGGGTTTCCTCGGTGATCTCCATGCCCGGATCCTGGTGGACCTGCACGCTTCCTTCGCCGTCTGCCGGCCGCCTCAGGGTCGTGGTCATTCAGCACCCTTCTCCAATGGGTTTGGTTTCATTCAACAGCAGTTCATGGACTGATGCTCATTTACAACGAGAAATCAAAGATCTGCTCCCGCTGACATCAGAATATCCGTCCATTTTTAAATGGTAAAAATAAAAAAATTGAGTGCAAATGCTCATGCCTTGTAGTGGGCTTTGGCGTCATAGAGCGTTTCGCTACTGATCTCCAGATGGCCCTGCTCGCGTGCATAAGACTCTGTGTTGCGTCGCACTTTGCCGCGAACGAAAAATGGAATCTTGCGCAGCTCTGCTTCGCCATCCGCGGTCCAAGTCAGACCTGTGGACGCTGTGGCTTGATCCGCACTTGATGCTGTGGGCATTTCAGCGCTTGCGCCCGATCCTCCGCTGTGGCCGAGATGGCTCTGATGTCCATCCACAAACTCGAAGTCGTGGCGGAACATGCCGATCAGATGCTCCTCCAGACCCATCATCAAGGGGTGCACCCAGGCATCAAAGATCACGTTGGCCCCTTCCCATCCCATCTGAGGACTGGTGCGTGCGGGGACGTCTTGCACGTGCATCGGTGTGCTGATTACCGCGCAGGGAAGTCCTAGCCGTTTGGCGCTGTGGCGTTCCATTTGCGTTCCCAGCACCAGCTCCGGCGCTGTCTCCGCCATAGCGGCCTCCACCTCCAAATAGTCATCCGTGATCAGGGCCTCCAGGCCCAGTTGCTTCGCAGCAGCCCGTACCGCCCGTGCCATCTCACGGCTGTAGGTGCCAAGGCCGACCACCTCGAAGCCCAGCTCCTCTTGGCAGATGCGTGCGGCAGCTAGGGCGTGGGTGCCATCGCCAAAAATAAACACGCGTTTTCCGGTGAGATAAGTCGAATCCACTGATTCGGAGTACCAGGGCAAGCGTGAACGTCGATAACCTTCGTCGGGTGCCGGCGGCTCCATCCCAAGCAGGGTGTGGAGCTCCACCAAAAAGGCGTGCGTGGCGCCAACGCCGATGGGGACCGTGCGCGTGAACGGGGTGCCGAAATTCCGCTCCAGCCAGCTGCAACTGGATTCGGCAATTTCTGGGTACAGGCAAACGTTGAGATCCGCCTGAGGCAGGCGTTGGATGTCATCCACACTGGCGCCAAGGGGAGCCACCACGCCGACATCCACGCCATGAAGAGTCAACAACCGCTGCACTTCGAGCACGTCATCGCGGCAGCGGAATCCAAGTAGCGAGGGTCCAAGCAGATTCACCCGCGGCCGCCGGCCCTCAGTTTTCCAGGCCTCTGTGTTGTGCTGCGGCTGATCCGGCACCTGTGGCTTCAGCAGGCTGCGGGTTAGTTGATACAGCGTTTCGGCTGCTCCCCAATTTTCTTTCTTGCTGTATGCAGGCAGTTCCAAAGGCACCACCGGCATTGTCAGGTCCATCCCCTTGGCCAAGGCACCGGGTTGGTCCTGAATCAGTTCAGCGGTGCAACTCTCTCCAACGAGCAGTGCTTCAGGTTGAAAGCGCTCGGCCGCTTCTCGCACCGTTCGCTTCACCAGTTCGGCAGTGTCGCCTCCCAGATCCCTGGCCTGAAAGGTGGTGTAGGTGACCGGTGGGCGCTCCCCTCGCCGTTCGATCATCGTGAACAACAAGTCGGCATAGGTATCCCCTTGTGGTGCATGCAGCACGTAGTGCACGTCGCGCATGGATGCGGCGATGCGCATGGCCCCCACATGCGGCGGGCCTTCATAGGTCCAGAGCGTGAGTTGCATGGGATTTCAGACGTGAACAGAGGGTTGAGGCGCTG
This window contains:
- a CDS encoding protochlorophyllide reductase, producing MSAPGTVLITGTTSGVGLNATRALVQQGWTVMTANRSPQRAAAAADALDLPKERLQHVLMDLGDLDSVRRAVDALPERLDAVVCNAAVYKPKLKQPEHSPQGYEISMATNHFGHFLLIHLLMDRLQASTHPSRRVVILGTVTANSKELGGKIPIPAPADLGDLSGFEAGFKDPIAMASGKPFKPGKAYKDSKLCNMITTQELHRRLHAETGITFSSLYPGCVADTPLFRNTPRAFQVIFPWFQKNITGGYVTQALAGERVAQVVSHPDFAESGVHWSWGNRQKKDGEQFRQELSEKATDPETASKVWDLSMALVGLSNEG
- the bchL gene encoding ferredoxin:protochlorophyllide reductase (ATP-dependent) iron-sulfur ATP-binding protein, with the protein product MTTTLRRPADGEGSVQVHQDPGMEITEETLVIAVYGKGGIGKSTTSSNLSAAFSKLGKRVLQIGCDPKHDSTFTLTHRMVPTVIDILEEVDFHSEELRPEDFVFNGFNGVQCVESGGPPAGTGCGGYVTGQTVKLLKEHHLLEDTDVVIFDVLGDVVCGGFAAPLQHANYCLIVTANDFDSIFAMNRIVAAIQAKAKNYKVRLGGVVANRSADTDQIDKFNTRTGLKTMAHFRDVDAIRRSRLKKCTIFEMDPADEGVSAVQQEYLRLAQSMLESVEPLEAEPLKDREIFDLLGFD
- a CDS encoding ferredoxin:protochlorophyllide reductase (ATP-dependent) subunit B; the encoded protein is MQLTLWTYEGPPHVGAMRIAASMRDVHYVLHAPQGDTYADLLFTMIERRGERPPVTYTTFQARDLGGDTAELVKRTVREAAERFQPEALLVGESCTAELIQDQPGALAKGMDLTMPVVPLELPAYSKKENWGAAETLYQLTRSLLKPQVPDQPQHNTEAWKTEGRRPRVNLLGPSLLGFRCRDDVLEVQRLLTLHGVDVGVVAPLGASVDDIQRLPQADLNVCLYPEIAESSCSWLERNFGTPFTRTVPIGVGATHAFLVELHTLLGMEPPAPDEGYRRSRLPWYSESVDSTYLTGKRVFIFGDGTHALAAARICQEELGFEVVGLGTYSREMARAVRAAAKQLGLEALITDDYLEVEAAMAETAPELVLGTQMERHSAKRLGLPCAVISTPMHVQDVPARTSPQMGWEGANVIFDAWVHPLMMGLEEHLIGMFRHDFEFVDGHQSHLGHSGGSGASAEMPTASSADQATASTGLTWTADGEAELRKIPFFVRGKVRRNTESYAREQGHLEISSETLYDAKAHYKA